From one Stigmatopora nigra isolate UIUO_SnigA chromosome 8, RoL_Snig_1.1, whole genome shotgun sequence genomic stretch:
- the LOC144200550 gene encoding stromal interaction molecule 1-like isoform X4, whose protein sequence is MTPLEKMVTLWIFFLCLIGQNRAEKSSSSPNDSTDNGISDFCRIDRLLCQDENPFLTFEAIRSIHKQMDDDKNGNVDVAETDGFLREDLNYHDPKAKHNTFHGDDQFISVEDLWNAWKGSEVYNWTVDEVVEWLITYVELPQYMEAFRKMSFNGSSMPRLAVKNTTLTHSILKILDRSHIQKLQLKSLDTVLFGAPLRNRHNHLKDFMLVVSIVIGMGGCWFAYIQNRYSKDHMKKMMKDLEGLQKAEQSLHDMQQKLQIAQEEHRSVEVEKVNLEQKLRDEISTAKQEAQRLRELREGTENELSRQKYAEEELEQVRMALKKAEKELESRSCWAPPESLQKWLQLTHEVEVQYYNIKKQNAERQLLVAKEGAEKIKKKRTTLFGTFHVAHSSSLDDVDHKILAAKQALGEVTAALRERLHRWYQIEQLTGFTVVNNPGLPSLASALNLDPTFMGGRATPQHFIVSDDMDDLDEDILPAVLQSPSMMSLRQRHMDPHLGLSSQRDLNRSDSDSSLSLSQASDRLSAFGSKGLLMKPTSLLHGLPNGGNRVHEYSGVEYTPESPILMKKVTPPSHQHEGPAADAHSPTESTRSLSSTEPDTPSPTWAAGLKGNSRIPQLSAKKSPLEEDSGSTGEDTDSTAGRKKHTFKIFKKQKK, encoded by the exons ATGACAC CACTGGAAAAAATGGTAACCCTTTGGATCTTTTTCTTGTGTCTTATTGGCCAAAATCGAGCTGAAAAATCCAGTTCGTCCCCGAATGACTCTACTGATAATGGAATATCAG ATTTCTGTCGTATCGACAGACTGCTGTGTCAGGACGAGAACCCTTTTCTCACCTTCGAAGCCATCCGCAGTATCCACAAGCAAATGGATGATGACAAAAACGGCAATGTGGACGTGGCCGAGACAGACGGG TTTCTAAGAGAGGATCTAAACTACCATGACCCCAAGGCCAAGCACAATACCTTCCATGGGGATGACCAGTTCATTAGCGTGGAAGATCTTTGGAACGCCTGGAAGGGCTCTGAAG TGTATAACTGGACAGTGGACGAGGTGGTGGAATGGCTCATCACTTATGTGGAGCTGCCACAGTACATGGAGGCCTTCCGAAAGATGAGCTTTAACGGTAGCTCCATGCCCAG GTTGGCTGTGAAGAACACCACTCTGACACACTCCATCCTCAAGATTCTGGACCGCAGCCACATTCAAAAGCTGCAACTCAAATCTCTGGACACTGTGCTGTTTGGCGCACCACTCA GGAATCGACACAACCACCTGAAGGACTTCATGTTGGTGGTATCCATTGTCATTGGAATGGGTGGTTGCTGGTTCGCTTACATCCAAAACCGCTACTCTAAGGACCACATGAAGAAGATGATGAAGGACTTGGAAGGCCTGCAGAAGGCCGAACAAAGTCTTCATGACATGCAACAAAA GCTACAGATCGCCCAAGAGGAGCATCGCTCGGTGGAGGTCGAGAAGGTCAACCTTGAGCAGAAGCTGAGGGACGAGATCAGCACAGCAAAACAGGAAGCCCAGCGGCTAAGGGAGCTGCGCGAGGGCACCGAGAATGAACTCAGTCGACAGAAGTATGCCGAAGAAGAGCTTGAGCAG GTGCGCATGGCTCTAAAGAAAGCGGAGAAGGAGCTGGAGTCACGAAGTTGCTGGGCCCCTCCAGAATCGCTTCAGAAGTGGCTGCAGCTCACTCACGAGGTGGAGGTTCAGTATTACAACATCAAAAAGCAGAATGCCGAACGACAACTCCTGGTGGCCAAAGAAGGG GCtgagaaaatcaagaaaaagaGGACCACTCTTTTTGGGACATTCCATGTAGCGCACAGCTCGTCCCTGGATGACGTGGACCACAAAATTCTAGCAGCAAA ACAAGCACTGGGCGAAGTGACGGCCGCCCTACGCGAGCGCCTCCACCGCTGGTATCAGATCGAACAACTTACCGGCTTCACGGTGGTCAACAACCCCGGCCTACCGTCACTGGCGTCGGCCCTCAACCTGGACCCCACTTTCATGGGGGGCCGAGCCACGCCACAGCACTTTATCGTATCCGACGACATGGACGACCTGGACGAGGACATCTTACCCGCCGTGCTGCAAT CTCCCAGCATGATGTCCCTGCGTCAACGCCACATGGATCCTCACCTGGGTCTGAGCTCGCAGAG GGACCTGAACCGCTCAGACTCGGACTCGTCACTCTCCTTATCTCAAGCGAGCGACCGTCTCTCGGCGTTTGGCTCCAAAGGCCTTTTGATGAAGCCCACCTCTCTCCTGCACGGTTTACCTAACGGGGGGAACCGGGTTCACGAATACAGCGGAGTCGAGTACACGCCCGAAAGCCCCATCCTCATGAAGAAAGTAACGCCGCCGTCGCATCAGCACGAGGGGCCGGCGGCGGACGCCCACAGCCCCACCGAATCCACCCGCTCCCTCAGCTCCACCGAGCCGGACACCCCCTCGCCCACCTGGGCCGCGGGGCTTAAAGGTAACTCCCGTATCCCGCAGTTGTCGGCCAAGAAGAGCCCCCTGGAGGAGGACAGCGGGTCCACGGGCGAGGACACGGATTCCACGGCCGGACGCAAGAAACACACCTTCAAGATTTTCAAGAAGCAGAAGAAATGA
- the LOC144200550 gene encoding stromal interaction molecule 1-like isoform X1 gives MTPLEKMVTLWIFFLCLIGQNRAEKSSSSPNDSTDNGISDFCRIDRLLCQDENPFLTFEAIRSIHKQMDDDKNGNVDVAETDGFLREDLNYHDPKAKHNTFHGDDQFISVEDLWNAWKGSEVYNWTVDEVVEWLITYVELPQYMEAFRKMSFNGSSMPRLAVKNTTLTHSILKILDRSHIQKLQLKSLDTVLFGAPLRNRHNHLKDFMLVVSIVIGMGGCWFAYIQNRYSKDHMKKMMKDLEGLQKAEQSLHDMQQKLQIAQEEHRSVEVEKVNLEQKLRDEISTAKQEAQRLRELREGTENELSRQKYAEEELEQVRMALKKAEKELESRSCWAPPESLQKWLQLTHEVEVQYYNIKKQNAERQLLVAKEGAEKIKKKRTTLFGTFHVAHSSSLDDVDHKILAAKQALGEVTAALRERLHRWYQIEQLTGFTVVNNPGLPSLASALNLDPTFMGGRATPQHFIVSDDMDDLDEDILPAVLQYGTRLLERRASDLWSGCSDCQPIWKNLAPSMMSLRQRHMDPHLGLSSQRLVEGSPLEGQQGEGSSHPGSRSRNAFRESRSQSFGHLETLCPPMLSSAVSHPAIYCSSSSNPPHSSSSSSGPHSFHVYHPSFQPLDPIPDLTFSDVSEGQSERRDSFGDLNRSDSDSSLSLSQASDRLSAFGSKGLLMKPTSLLHGLPNGGNRVHEYSGVEYTPESPILMKKVTPPSHQHEGPAADAHSPTESTRSLSSTEPDTPSPTWAAGLKGNSRIPQLSAKKSPLEEDSGSTGEDTDSTAGRKKHTFKIFKKQKK, from the exons ATGACAC CACTGGAAAAAATGGTAACCCTTTGGATCTTTTTCTTGTGTCTTATTGGCCAAAATCGAGCTGAAAAATCCAGTTCGTCCCCGAATGACTCTACTGATAATGGAATATCAG ATTTCTGTCGTATCGACAGACTGCTGTGTCAGGACGAGAACCCTTTTCTCACCTTCGAAGCCATCCGCAGTATCCACAAGCAAATGGATGATGACAAAAACGGCAATGTGGACGTGGCCGAGACAGACGGG TTTCTAAGAGAGGATCTAAACTACCATGACCCCAAGGCCAAGCACAATACCTTCCATGGGGATGACCAGTTCATTAGCGTGGAAGATCTTTGGAACGCCTGGAAGGGCTCTGAAG TGTATAACTGGACAGTGGACGAGGTGGTGGAATGGCTCATCACTTATGTGGAGCTGCCACAGTACATGGAGGCCTTCCGAAAGATGAGCTTTAACGGTAGCTCCATGCCCAG GTTGGCTGTGAAGAACACCACTCTGACACACTCCATCCTCAAGATTCTGGACCGCAGCCACATTCAAAAGCTGCAACTCAAATCTCTGGACACTGTGCTGTTTGGCGCACCACTCA GGAATCGACACAACCACCTGAAGGACTTCATGTTGGTGGTATCCATTGTCATTGGAATGGGTGGTTGCTGGTTCGCTTACATCCAAAACCGCTACTCTAAGGACCACATGAAGAAGATGATGAAGGACTTGGAAGGCCTGCAGAAGGCCGAACAAAGTCTTCATGACATGCAACAAAA GCTACAGATCGCCCAAGAGGAGCATCGCTCGGTGGAGGTCGAGAAGGTCAACCTTGAGCAGAAGCTGAGGGACGAGATCAGCACAGCAAAACAGGAAGCCCAGCGGCTAAGGGAGCTGCGCGAGGGCACCGAGAATGAACTCAGTCGACAGAAGTATGCCGAAGAAGAGCTTGAGCAG GTGCGCATGGCTCTAAAGAAAGCGGAGAAGGAGCTGGAGTCACGAAGTTGCTGGGCCCCTCCAGAATCGCTTCAGAAGTGGCTGCAGCTCACTCACGAGGTGGAGGTTCAGTATTACAACATCAAAAAGCAGAATGCCGAACGACAACTCCTGGTGGCCAAAGAAGGG GCtgagaaaatcaagaaaaagaGGACCACTCTTTTTGGGACATTCCATGTAGCGCACAGCTCGTCCCTGGATGACGTGGACCACAAAATTCTAGCAGCAAA ACAAGCACTGGGCGAAGTGACGGCCGCCCTACGCGAGCGCCTCCACCGCTGGTATCAGATCGAACAACTTACCGGCTTCACGGTGGTCAACAACCCCGGCCTACCGTCACTGGCGTCGGCCCTCAACCTGGACCCCACTTTCATGGGGGGCCGAGCCACGCCACAGCACTTTATCGTATCCGACGACATGGACGACCTGGACGAGGACATCTTACCCGCCGTGCTGCAAT ACGGCACTCGGCTGTTGGAGCGACGAGCCAGTGACTTGTGGTCCGGATGCTCCGATTGTCAACCCATATGGAAAAATCTCG CTCCCAGCATGATGTCCCTGCGTCAACGCCACATGGATCCTCACCTGGGTCTGAGCTCGCAGAGGTTGGTAGAGGGTTCCCCGCTGGAGGGTCAGCAGGGGGAGGGATCCTCGCATCCAGGTTCCCGGTCTAGGAACGCCTTCCGAGAGTCTCGCAGCCAGTCTTTCGGACACCTGGAGACTTTGTGTCCACCCATGCTGTCTTCGGCCGTTTCCCATCCCGCCATCTACTGTAGCTCGAGCTCCAATCCACCacattcctcctcctcttcctccggcCCTCATTCCTTCCACGTTTATCACCCTTCCTTTCAGCCTTTGGACCCAATTCCGGACCTCACCTTCTCCGACGTCTCGGAAGGGCAATCGGAGCGTAGGGACAGTTTCGG GGACCTGAACCGCTCAGACTCGGACTCGTCACTCTCCTTATCTCAAGCGAGCGACCGTCTCTCGGCGTTTGGCTCCAAAGGCCTTTTGATGAAGCCCACCTCTCTCCTGCACGGTTTACCTAACGGGGGGAACCGGGTTCACGAATACAGCGGAGTCGAGTACACGCCCGAAAGCCCCATCCTCATGAAGAAAGTAACGCCGCCGTCGCATCAGCACGAGGGGCCGGCGGCGGACGCCCACAGCCCCACCGAATCCACCCGCTCCCTCAGCTCCACCGAGCCGGACACCCCCTCGCCCACCTGGGCCGCGGGGCTTAAAGGTAACTCCCGTATCCCGCAGTTGTCGGCCAAGAAGAGCCCCCTGGAGGAGGACAGCGGGTCCACGGGCGAGGACACGGATTCCACGGCCGGACGCAAGAAACACACCTTCAAGATTTTCAAGAAGCAGAAGAAATGA
- the LOC144200550 gene encoding stromal interaction molecule 1-like isoform X3, translated as MTPLEKMVTLWIFFLCLIGQNRAEKSSSSPNDSTDNGISDFCRIDRLLCQDENPFLTFEAIRSIHKQMDDDKNGNVDVAETDGFLREDLNYHDPKAKHNTFHGDDQFISVEDLWNAWKGSEVYNWTVDEVVEWLITYVELPQYMEAFRKMSFNGSSMPRLAVKNTTLTHSILKILDRSHIQKLQLKSLDTVLFGAPLRNRHNHLKDFMLVVSIVIGMGGCWFAYIQNRYSKDHMKKMMKDLEGLQKAEQSLHDMQQKLQIAQEEHRSVEVEKVNLEQKLRDEISTAKQEAQRLRELREGTENELSRQKYAEEELEQVRMALKKAEKELESRSCWAPPESLQKWLQLTHEVEVQYYNIKKQNAERQLLVAKEGAEKIKKKRTTLFGTFHVAHSSSLDDVDHKILAAKQALGEVTAALRERLHRWYQIEQLTGFTVVNNPGLPSLASALNLDPTFMGGRATPQHFIVSDDMDDLDEDILPAVLQYGTRLLERRASDLWSGCSDCQPIWKNLAPSMMSLRQRHMDPHLGLSSQRDLNRSDSDSSLSLSQASDRLSAFGSKGLLMKPTSLLHGLPNGGNRVHEYSGVEYTPESPILMKKVTPPSHQHEGPAADAHSPTESTRSLSSTEPDTPSPTWAAGLKGNSRIPQLSAKKSPLEEDSGSTGEDTDSTAGRKKHTFKIFKKQKK; from the exons ATGACAC CACTGGAAAAAATGGTAACCCTTTGGATCTTTTTCTTGTGTCTTATTGGCCAAAATCGAGCTGAAAAATCCAGTTCGTCCCCGAATGACTCTACTGATAATGGAATATCAG ATTTCTGTCGTATCGACAGACTGCTGTGTCAGGACGAGAACCCTTTTCTCACCTTCGAAGCCATCCGCAGTATCCACAAGCAAATGGATGATGACAAAAACGGCAATGTGGACGTGGCCGAGACAGACGGG TTTCTAAGAGAGGATCTAAACTACCATGACCCCAAGGCCAAGCACAATACCTTCCATGGGGATGACCAGTTCATTAGCGTGGAAGATCTTTGGAACGCCTGGAAGGGCTCTGAAG TGTATAACTGGACAGTGGACGAGGTGGTGGAATGGCTCATCACTTATGTGGAGCTGCCACAGTACATGGAGGCCTTCCGAAAGATGAGCTTTAACGGTAGCTCCATGCCCAG GTTGGCTGTGAAGAACACCACTCTGACACACTCCATCCTCAAGATTCTGGACCGCAGCCACATTCAAAAGCTGCAACTCAAATCTCTGGACACTGTGCTGTTTGGCGCACCACTCA GGAATCGACACAACCACCTGAAGGACTTCATGTTGGTGGTATCCATTGTCATTGGAATGGGTGGTTGCTGGTTCGCTTACATCCAAAACCGCTACTCTAAGGACCACATGAAGAAGATGATGAAGGACTTGGAAGGCCTGCAGAAGGCCGAACAAAGTCTTCATGACATGCAACAAAA GCTACAGATCGCCCAAGAGGAGCATCGCTCGGTGGAGGTCGAGAAGGTCAACCTTGAGCAGAAGCTGAGGGACGAGATCAGCACAGCAAAACAGGAAGCCCAGCGGCTAAGGGAGCTGCGCGAGGGCACCGAGAATGAACTCAGTCGACAGAAGTATGCCGAAGAAGAGCTTGAGCAG GTGCGCATGGCTCTAAAGAAAGCGGAGAAGGAGCTGGAGTCACGAAGTTGCTGGGCCCCTCCAGAATCGCTTCAGAAGTGGCTGCAGCTCACTCACGAGGTGGAGGTTCAGTATTACAACATCAAAAAGCAGAATGCCGAACGACAACTCCTGGTGGCCAAAGAAGGG GCtgagaaaatcaagaaaaagaGGACCACTCTTTTTGGGACATTCCATGTAGCGCACAGCTCGTCCCTGGATGACGTGGACCACAAAATTCTAGCAGCAAA ACAAGCACTGGGCGAAGTGACGGCCGCCCTACGCGAGCGCCTCCACCGCTGGTATCAGATCGAACAACTTACCGGCTTCACGGTGGTCAACAACCCCGGCCTACCGTCACTGGCGTCGGCCCTCAACCTGGACCCCACTTTCATGGGGGGCCGAGCCACGCCACAGCACTTTATCGTATCCGACGACATGGACGACCTGGACGAGGACATCTTACCCGCCGTGCTGCAAT ACGGCACTCGGCTGTTGGAGCGACGAGCCAGTGACTTGTGGTCCGGATGCTCCGATTGTCAACCCATATGGAAAAATCTCG CTCCCAGCATGATGTCCCTGCGTCAACGCCACATGGATCCTCACCTGGGTCTGAGCTCGCAGAG GGACCTGAACCGCTCAGACTCGGACTCGTCACTCTCCTTATCTCAAGCGAGCGACCGTCTCTCGGCGTTTGGCTCCAAAGGCCTTTTGATGAAGCCCACCTCTCTCCTGCACGGTTTACCTAACGGGGGGAACCGGGTTCACGAATACAGCGGAGTCGAGTACACGCCCGAAAGCCCCATCCTCATGAAGAAAGTAACGCCGCCGTCGCATCAGCACGAGGGGCCGGCGGCGGACGCCCACAGCCCCACCGAATCCACCCGCTCCCTCAGCTCCACCGAGCCGGACACCCCCTCGCCCACCTGGGCCGCGGGGCTTAAAGGTAACTCCCGTATCCCGCAGTTGTCGGCCAAGAAGAGCCCCCTGGAGGAGGACAGCGGGTCCACGGGCGAGGACACGGATTCCACGGCCGGACGCAAGAAACACACCTTCAAGATTTTCAAGAAGCAGAAGAAATGA
- the LOC144201020 gene encoding acyltransferase PGAP2-like: MLVRISFTACAAGTVCLPLIGLIICIVISALYHYKDSTRTHCQVENYLPSISASIGLCPECHIWRICIGLHSAPRFIVAYSYFKFYKLCFANRGTETTLAYINLGFAIIETLGLLMLTYVSSTDIYSLHEVGFILFALGSFIHMVITCHLWKAIKSYSVNPADAKSHLWKVRLFLLNLCFSVFAGFFYIQHNLYCEVGSYTLFALFEYLIVFSNMGFHFTAVWDFRSHGIIIACGL; the protein is encoded by the exons ATGTTAGTCCGCATCTCCTTCACAGCGTGTGCGGCGGGTACCGTCTGCTTGCCGCTGATTGGCCTCATCATCTGTATTGTCATCTCCGCTCTCTATCATTATAAGGACTCTACAAGAACACATTGCCAG GTTGAAAACTACCTGCCGTCCATCAGCGCTTCTATCGGCTTGTGCCCCGAGTGTCACATTTGGCGAATCTGTATTGGCCTGCATTCTGCACCCAGATTTATTGTGGCATACAGTTACTTCAAATTCTACAAACTCTGCTTTGCCAATCGGGGAACTGAGACCACTTTGGCTTACATCAACTTGGGCTTTGCCATCATTGAGACCCTCGGCCTTCTGATGCTGACTTACGTGTCATCCACTGACATCTATT CTCTCCATGAGGTGGGCTTCATCCTCTTCGCTCTGGGCTCATTTATCCACATGGTGATAACGTGCCATTTATGGAAGGCCATTAAGAGTTATTCGGTTAATCCAGCG GATGCCAAATCCCATCTCTGGAAAGTACGTTTGTTCCTGCTCAATTTGTGCTTCAGTGTTTTTGCTGGGTTCTTTTATATCCAGCACAACTTATATTGTGAAGTAGGGA gtTACACATTGTTTGCCCTGTTTGAGTACCTCATTGTCTTCTCCAACATGGGTTTCCACTTTACGGCAGTGTGGGATTTCCGGAGCCATGGCATAATCATTGCTTGCGGTCTGTAA
- the LOC144200550 gene encoding stromal interaction molecule 1-like isoform X2 — protein sequence MTPLEKMVTLWIFFLCLIGQNRAEKSSSSPNDSTDNGISDFCRIDRLLCQDENPFLTFEAIRSIHKQMDDDKNGNVDVAETDGFLREDLNYHDPKAKHNTFHGDDQFISVEDLWNAWKGSEVYNWTVDEVVEWLITYVELPQYMEAFRKMSFNGSSMPRLAVKNTTLTHSILKILDRSHIQKLQLKSLDTVLFGAPLRNRHNHLKDFMLVVSIVIGMGGCWFAYIQNRYSKDHMKKMMKDLEGLQKAEQSLHDMQQKLQIAQEEHRSVEVEKVNLEQKLRDEISTAKQEAQRLRELREGTENELSRQKYAEEELEQVRMALKKAEKELESRSCWAPPESLQKWLQLTHEVEVQYYNIKKQNAERQLLVAKEGAEKIKKKRTTLFGTFHVAHSSSLDDVDHKILAAKQALGEVTAALRERLHRWYQIEQLTGFTVVNNPGLPSLASALNLDPTFMGGRATPQHFIVSDDMDDLDEDILPAVLQSPSMMSLRQRHMDPHLGLSSQRLVEGSPLEGQQGEGSSHPGSRSRNAFRESRSQSFGHLETLCPPMLSSAVSHPAIYCSSSSNPPHSSSSSSGPHSFHVYHPSFQPLDPIPDLTFSDVSEGQSERRDSFGDLNRSDSDSSLSLSQASDRLSAFGSKGLLMKPTSLLHGLPNGGNRVHEYSGVEYTPESPILMKKVTPPSHQHEGPAADAHSPTESTRSLSSTEPDTPSPTWAAGLKGNSRIPQLSAKKSPLEEDSGSTGEDTDSTAGRKKHTFKIFKKQKK from the exons ATGACAC CACTGGAAAAAATGGTAACCCTTTGGATCTTTTTCTTGTGTCTTATTGGCCAAAATCGAGCTGAAAAATCCAGTTCGTCCCCGAATGACTCTACTGATAATGGAATATCAG ATTTCTGTCGTATCGACAGACTGCTGTGTCAGGACGAGAACCCTTTTCTCACCTTCGAAGCCATCCGCAGTATCCACAAGCAAATGGATGATGACAAAAACGGCAATGTGGACGTGGCCGAGACAGACGGG TTTCTAAGAGAGGATCTAAACTACCATGACCCCAAGGCCAAGCACAATACCTTCCATGGGGATGACCAGTTCATTAGCGTGGAAGATCTTTGGAACGCCTGGAAGGGCTCTGAAG TGTATAACTGGACAGTGGACGAGGTGGTGGAATGGCTCATCACTTATGTGGAGCTGCCACAGTACATGGAGGCCTTCCGAAAGATGAGCTTTAACGGTAGCTCCATGCCCAG GTTGGCTGTGAAGAACACCACTCTGACACACTCCATCCTCAAGATTCTGGACCGCAGCCACATTCAAAAGCTGCAACTCAAATCTCTGGACACTGTGCTGTTTGGCGCACCACTCA GGAATCGACACAACCACCTGAAGGACTTCATGTTGGTGGTATCCATTGTCATTGGAATGGGTGGTTGCTGGTTCGCTTACATCCAAAACCGCTACTCTAAGGACCACATGAAGAAGATGATGAAGGACTTGGAAGGCCTGCAGAAGGCCGAACAAAGTCTTCATGACATGCAACAAAA GCTACAGATCGCCCAAGAGGAGCATCGCTCGGTGGAGGTCGAGAAGGTCAACCTTGAGCAGAAGCTGAGGGACGAGATCAGCACAGCAAAACAGGAAGCCCAGCGGCTAAGGGAGCTGCGCGAGGGCACCGAGAATGAACTCAGTCGACAGAAGTATGCCGAAGAAGAGCTTGAGCAG GTGCGCATGGCTCTAAAGAAAGCGGAGAAGGAGCTGGAGTCACGAAGTTGCTGGGCCCCTCCAGAATCGCTTCAGAAGTGGCTGCAGCTCACTCACGAGGTGGAGGTTCAGTATTACAACATCAAAAAGCAGAATGCCGAACGACAACTCCTGGTGGCCAAAGAAGGG GCtgagaaaatcaagaaaaagaGGACCACTCTTTTTGGGACATTCCATGTAGCGCACAGCTCGTCCCTGGATGACGTGGACCACAAAATTCTAGCAGCAAA ACAAGCACTGGGCGAAGTGACGGCCGCCCTACGCGAGCGCCTCCACCGCTGGTATCAGATCGAACAACTTACCGGCTTCACGGTGGTCAACAACCCCGGCCTACCGTCACTGGCGTCGGCCCTCAACCTGGACCCCACTTTCATGGGGGGCCGAGCCACGCCACAGCACTTTATCGTATCCGACGACATGGACGACCTGGACGAGGACATCTTACCCGCCGTGCTGCAAT CTCCCAGCATGATGTCCCTGCGTCAACGCCACATGGATCCTCACCTGGGTCTGAGCTCGCAGAGGTTGGTAGAGGGTTCCCCGCTGGAGGGTCAGCAGGGGGAGGGATCCTCGCATCCAGGTTCCCGGTCTAGGAACGCCTTCCGAGAGTCTCGCAGCCAGTCTTTCGGACACCTGGAGACTTTGTGTCCACCCATGCTGTCTTCGGCCGTTTCCCATCCCGCCATCTACTGTAGCTCGAGCTCCAATCCACCacattcctcctcctcttcctccggcCCTCATTCCTTCCACGTTTATCACCCTTCCTTTCAGCCTTTGGACCCAATTCCGGACCTCACCTTCTCCGACGTCTCGGAAGGGCAATCGGAGCGTAGGGACAGTTTCGG GGACCTGAACCGCTCAGACTCGGACTCGTCACTCTCCTTATCTCAAGCGAGCGACCGTCTCTCGGCGTTTGGCTCCAAAGGCCTTTTGATGAAGCCCACCTCTCTCCTGCACGGTTTACCTAACGGGGGGAACCGGGTTCACGAATACAGCGGAGTCGAGTACACGCCCGAAAGCCCCATCCTCATGAAGAAAGTAACGCCGCCGTCGCATCAGCACGAGGGGCCGGCGGCGGACGCCCACAGCCCCACCGAATCCACCCGCTCCCTCAGCTCCACCGAGCCGGACACCCCCTCGCCCACCTGGGCCGCGGGGCTTAAAGGTAACTCCCGTATCCCGCAGTTGTCGGCCAAGAAGAGCCCCCTGGAGGAGGACAGCGGGTCCACGGGCGAGGACACGGATTCCACGGCCGGACGCAAGAAACACACCTTCAAGATTTTCAAGAAGCAGAAGAAATGA